A segment of the Carya illinoinensis cultivar Pawnee chromosome 1, C.illinoinensisPawnee_v1, whole genome shotgun sequence genome:
GGGGGATGTAAATTGCCGTCTATTGTTCCAGTCTTGCAACTATGGAAATGGCATACAACAAATTATAAGTACAAACAGAGCATAACACTCTCAGTACATTGTTATTTTGGTCAAATGCATTTGAACAACACTTTTTATTAATGAAGAATAAAGAAGCTCTACTGACCCACTGGGACTATAACCGCATGGAAAGCCTTAGAATGTCACACAAGTAGGAAATAGGATGTACAAAACAAGAACACAGAAATTCAAGAACTCACGCTTAAATATACCTGTGAAAGGAGCTCAGAGGCTACAATGCTAACCCTTTCTTGGATGAATTCCTCAGGATGCCTCTTATTAGTAGAGGTGTTGGTGGCGAATTTCACAGAATTAGCTGGTGTTGCAGGATTGATCCATAGAAGCTGCCATAGCGCCTGCAGAAAACAGCATAGAGAATTGAAATTGTCACAGATCTAATATTACCAGTTATTCTAGTTGAACAATTAGGCGGCCTCCACTACTGCCAATCATGGTTACAATATTGCTGCTAACCTAATgataaagagtaatgctacatagcACACTCCCATCCCACTTTCATCCCACTATGTAAAATGTGGCAATTTTATCACCCTTggatcatattttaattttttttaaagaaaatttcaaaggTCAATGGGCCATGTCACTTCATCATAGTGGGGTGGAAGTGTAATATGTAGAATTTTCCAATGATAAATAGATTCAAAAAGTATCCAGACATCAAAAAGAGCCTTCAGGTGAAGATTTTCCAACAAGTTACCTGTCTTAGAATAATTATAAGGCATCTAATATCCTTCAATGATAGTGGTTTCTCCTGCTCATAGAACTCCTCATTATCAACTATCATAAGCATGTGCCTGGTCAACCACAAAAGATGATCAACTGGTAAATTTAACTTGTATCAGCCTCAGAAAAGCATGTCAGTTTAGCATTAACACAACTGCTCTAATCAATACAACCGATGTACAGAATGGAATTACCAGAATTAAAAAGGGGTCTTACTTGTACACAGGACAGAAAACAGCCAGGGGCAATAGCCAACCAGGTGCATCTCCAGACAGATATGCAAACTGCTGTGACAAGGATGACCATTTCTGATTCTCATGGCACCGCTTCATAAAATTCCAAAGTACAGGAACAAGTTCAGTTCTGTAAGCTAGTACAGTCATGATTCGCTCAAGAGGTAAAGTGTTGAAAGTGACATGCAGAAAAGCACAAGCTGCACCAACAGCTGCCACCTCCTTATCATCCGGTCCATCGTGTGAACCACCAGCAAGAGAAATTCCTCCAAATAACAAATTTGTCTGCACCAAAGCATAAAATTCcaagttgttttattttcatttttatttttaaaaacgtGAAGGCTGTTCTTAGTGATGTAAATCTTCATTCTGGAGACTAATATGCTGTCTCAAGAAGGTATACCAATTGCAGAAGAAATCGAGGATCTATAGCATTGCATATTTGTTGTTCCAAATCCTTACTCAAACCTATTTCTATTGCTTCATCACCTGCAACTGTGTCATCCTCAACCAGCATGGAACCTGGAGTgaacatatatatttcaatcaataattatcaaagaacaaataaaagatTACACAatttcacttacaaaagttaCATAGCCAACTGTTCAAACTGAAAACTTATGACAAAGTAACTACCATGCAGAGcacataataaaagaaaaaataatcagATCTCTATATAGCTTTCTGGCTTGCGTGCTTGTAGCAAGTATCAGTGATGTGTTCAAAAGATGGTATAGAGGAGAGGAAACTCAAGCATAAAATATGGAAGAGCCATACTTTCTTTACTCTCTCTGCCAGATGATTTCATGGAAGGAAGTGTCTCCAACAAAAACGTTGTAACAGAAGCAAGATCCACAGCCTGCTCATGTTAGAGTTCAAGAATAAATTTAGCTTTAAAACCAAACAGAATCACCGTACAACCAGATCATGTCATAGAACAAACTGACTTGTTACAAATCTAATAAAATTAAGCATTGAATTCCATCCCTTGGAAGAAAAACTGATATAAACTAAGCAATGCTCACAAATTCCTGACCATTTTCACTCTTAAGAGAGATGAAGAATGATGGGTGGCAATCTAATTAATTTTAACAGTTCCTTACCATTTCAAATGAGCAGTTGGGCTGTGATAAAGCAACACCAGCAGTTTCTAAAATATTCCCAAGAAGGCAGGCATAACTAGGATATTCAGCGGATACATCATTAGGAAGTATATTAGCACTATTTTGCATACAAAATGCCATCTGATGTAAGTAATGTTGGCTAAGCCCCCGACTTGCAAAAACCTGGATAGCAAAATATCACTCAGATTAGAACAGGCAACAGGCCTCAACaagaactaaaaaataaaaataaaaaggaaaacaagaagaagaagagcattCTGAAGTATTGCAacataaataaaacatgaatTGGAAAAACTAGACTTTGTTATATCAAGTAGAAACAACTAGGGTTGAGAAAATAACTCAGTGGCTCTTCAGCACTTTATGTTTCCACTAAATCATGTGTCAAATGAAGCTAAAAATAAATGGGTGATATGGAAAAAATGCTACCTCTTTTAAGTATGGGAAAAGCTGCCACAAGAATGGAATTGTAAGAATCTGGGATGAGAAACTCGATTGTGAGTAGATATTTGGACAAGTACATGGCTTCTGACCAACGTGAGGAATTATAAGGCCAAGCACATGCCCCAATGACAAAACTGTACCAATGGCATTACCACTCTTAGTACTTTCCTGCAGCAAAACAAGAGTGAATGAGTTAGCAAAGGACCAACacagaataaaagaaaaagatctaGGAACACAATTACTAGCAGAGTTAGACCAATCATAACAAGAATGCTGACACTAGTGACACATACAACTCCACCTCAATTTGGATATACCAAAAGTGTCCAGACACTTAAAAGGCCAAAAGGTTTAAGTTCCAAAGTTAAAGTTGTAGTGGCTAGCATGCAACTTGCtgtttattttaggttctaaaGTTCAgacatctatttttttatagtaaaaatTTCAGACATCTACACGAACATGACCGAACAGTAGATTTACTTTGGGGTGGAAAAAGCTCCATAAGGCTTAAAAAAGGCTGCTTACAATACTCTTGAGAGTTTCTGGTCAGGAAAACCCACAATATAATGGTTTTCATCATACTTCGATGATTAAAGCTTTGGGATACatcttaacatggtatcacatCTACGTAGTTTAAAGGGCAATCAACTACGACACAAAGGGAGGTAGTACAAGTCGAGGGAGGACCAGAGGGAAGGCATAGAGGCTTCCTCAGTCCTCATAGGATCATTCGAGTTGAGTATTAATTGTGTGGGAAACAAAGGGTTGGGGTAGTTATAGTGACTTGCTTTGCTTTGGGGAGGCGTGTTTTGTCCCAATAGAGCTTGGGGCTCtattatgggctaggtgttctCTCTTGTATACACCCAGCGTACTTGGTTACgcctattaatattaatatacttttactttaaaaaaaaaaaaaaaaaccagctaTGCAGTTTAAACTATTAAGATCCTTGTTTACCCCCAACTATGTCCCCCCTAACCACTTGAGGGCAAAGatgcaaattaaagaaaaactgctTGCATGCAAAATATTCATTGTAAAGAATAAATGAACAAACATAAGAATGATGATATAAAAACCATACCTTCCATGTAAGTGCAATCTCTCTAAATAGGGTGAATGTATTTCTTTGCAATAGATAGCCAACTATATTACAAGCCCATGGAAGTTTTGGATTTATCAATAAAACTACTGTTTCTAGCAAGACACTCGTTGATGTGCTAGATTCCTCAGGCGCCATCAATACTTGCTCCTCTAACCAATTTCTGTCAAACGAAAATCCGAATAAGCAAAACTTGCATTCAACACCAACACCAACAATGAATACAAATTTTATTCCCGAAGGTTTAATATTAAGTTCAATTAAATATAACacaatattatttattcatCCAACATATGTGTCTACAAAACCCTATAAGGGAATACTGCACACGTATAATTTAGAACACTTCATCCATCAACAACTTCCTATACTCTCAAGAAAGAAAACCCTTTTGGTAAGGAAATGGTTTGTTACAGATACATTTCATGAAACAACTTTTCTAGCATTAGATACAATAAAGCAGGGATCTTACTTGGCTGAAAAAAATTAGGTGTGTGGAATAGAATGACTCCACTAAGGCAGTAACTATAGTCGAGATAAATGGCTGACATATTAATTCCAAATATATTGATTGAACATAACAAGCACACACATAAAGATACAATCAGCCGTTGTATTCAAAGAAGCTGAACCCTCAACAAATTGATATCATTTCCAAAAACAAAAGATCGTGAGCCAACCTATTCTGATGCACAGCCTGAatacaagcatatgcaagttgCTTCACTCTAAAGTCCACCAAGGTTCGGTTGGATGAATAATCCTTGCCAGCAAAGAGGCCTTCGATGTTCCCTGTTGCATGatgtgataatgtttttttataagtaagaaatatttattaataagcaCAAAAGAACAACCCATGAACTAGTACACGGGAGACACTAATCTCGAAGGAGAATGATAAGGTAATGTTAATACCACCAACTAAAGTTCTAGGCAGCAAAGGTTTCTGTGAGATACTGTACCCTGTCAAATCACATTTTCTCTCATAGATTCATACATGGGAGAGAAAAAACAGACAAATACGAGCTTGAATATCATGATAAGCATCATATACAAAGTGGAGAACTGCAATTCAGAATGTATGTTatcctttttttcaaaaacatatataaatttccAAGGATATGATGTTTGAAACATATTAGATTACATAATTTAACACTTAACAAtagtttgaataataattagttttaaaattagtttgaataataattagttttaaaGTATTTAGAAAATACTTCAGGATTTTATCAAGAGgatatttgataaaattcagcatttttttcaatattcaaCATCAAGAAATACTTAAGTTTTCaataagagttttttttttacaagaaatacaagaaaacttttttttttttttttactcatcaaaaaaaaaaaagttttcaataagagtttttcttgttatttaatTCCCTACCTCTGCCAATCTTCAGTTAGTCCTGTTTTCCACTGGCATTAGTATGCCACGTGTCAAATCTTTGATTGGCTGACATGGCATGCTGATGCCACGTTTCCGCCAATCAAAGATTAACACTTGGGGTACCATTAATTTTCTAATACCTGGGAAGCTTATCAAACAGCCCATATTCCTAGTAAGGTTTCAGAAATCTAATTGTAGCCTTCATATGTTATGTAAATCAGCAAGGCACATATCGTGACTTGATTTATACTGACCTTATAAACGGACCACCTTGACAAAAGCATgcctatattattatttttctttttttctttttttctttttcttcttttttgataagttcatgGCTGTATTCTACTAGACAAAGAACCAAACCACAAATGCTGCAAATATGGGTTGTATTCATAAGTCTTCACTTTGAGAAACAAAagatattcaaaaaaaaattttggacgGGTGAGGGTTGGGAAAAAATACAGGATGAAAAATAAAGGCTCCATTAGAAAAGCCTCAATGAAAAATTTCAGGAACCAAAATAGAGGTCGAAATAAAAAGCAAATGACAAAACTTTGAAAAATAACACTGGTAAAAATTACCACTATCACGAAAAAATTGCAGAAGTAATTGGCATGTCTCCACAAGGATTGCAAAATCACCAACATTTTGTGCATTAAAGAAAAACAAGCAGCCGGCAGAGGACCAAAAGCAAATCTTTGAGAAATAACACTGCTAAAAGTTACCACTATCACGAACAAATTGCAGAAGTAATCGGCATGTCTCCACAAGGATTGCAAAATCGCCAGCATTTTGtgcattaaagaaaaaaagtaactGACGGAGGAACTCTGAGTCTGGGCCAAAACAATGCCTGAATGGACAAagataattaaaacaaaatcaattaaTCAAGTGAAAGAAGACCCCATTAAGCATAAAGATGATCAATGGTTCAGAAATAGCATTGCCGAATATATAATCACAAAGATATTAGGAGAAACTACGAGTAAAGAAGAAATTAAACAGGATTGGGTACAAGGGTAAAGAGGATACAACACTGCTACCTGTTTACATTTTGGTAGTGCTTCCCATAGGTTTCAT
Coding sequences within it:
- the LOC122317491 gene encoding E3 ubiquitin-protein ligase UPL6 isoform X1; its protein translation is MFFSGDPSTRKRVDLGGRSSKERDRQKLLEQTRLERNRRLFLRQQNSAALKIQKCFRGRKAVKAEHFKAREHFYETYGKHYQNVNRHCFGPDSEFLRQLLFFFNAQNAGDFAILVETCRLLLQFVRDSGYSISQKPLLPRTLVGGNIEGLFAGKDYSSNRTLVDFRVKQLAYACIQAVHQNRNWLEEQVLMAPEESSTSTSVLLETVVLLINPKLPWACNIVGYLLQRNTFTLFREIALTWKESTKSGNAIGTVLSLGHVLGLIIPHVGQKPCTCPNIYSQSSFSSQILTIPFLWQLFPYLKEVFASRGLSQHYLHQMAFCMQNSANILPNDVSAEYPSYACLLGNILETAGVALSQPNCSFEMAVDLASVTTFLLETLPSMKSSGRESKESSMLVEDDTVAGDEAIEIGLSKDLEQQICNAIDPRFLLQLTNLLFGGISLAGGSHDGPDDKEVAAVGAACAFLHVTFNTLPLERIMTVLAYRTELVPVLWNFMKRCHENQKWSSLSQQFAYLSGDAPGWLLPLAVFCPVYKHMLMIVDNEEFYEQEKPLSLKDIRCLIIILRQALWQLLWINPATPANSVKFATNTSTNKRHPEEFIQERVSIVASELLSQLQDWNNRRQFTSPSDFHADGVNEFFISQALIENTRANDILKQAPFLVPFTSRVKIFTSQLTAVRQRQESHSVFTRNRFRIRRDHILEDAYNQMSALSEEDLRGVIRVTFVNEFGVEEAGIDGGGIFKDFMENITRAAFDVQYGLFKETADHLLYPNPGSGMIHEQHLQFFHFLGTLLAKAMFEGILVDIPFATFFLSKLKQKYNYLNDLPSLDPELYRHLIFLKHYEGDISDLELYFVIVNNEYGEQTEEELLPGGKNLRVSNENVITFIHLVANHRLNFQIRQQSSHFLRGFQLLIQKDWIDMFNEHELQLLISGSVDSLDFDDLRLNTNYVGGYHKEHYVVEMFWEVLKSFSLENQKKFLKFVTGCSRGPLLGFRYLEPLFCIQRAAGSASEEALDRLPTSATCMNLLKLPPYRSKEQLETKLLYAINADAGFDLS
- the LOC122317491 gene encoding E3 ubiquitin-protein ligase UPL6 isoform X2 — encoded protein: MFFSGDPSTRKRVDLGGRSSKERDRQKLLEQTRLERNRRLFLRQQNSAALKIQKCFRGRKAVKAEHFKAREHFYETYGKHYQNVNRHCFGPDSEFLRQLLFFFNAQNAGDFAILVETCRLLLQFVRDSGNIEGLFAGKDYSSNRTLVDFRVKQLAYACIQAVHQNRNWLEEQVLMAPEESSTSTSVLLETVVLLINPKLPWACNIVGYLLQRNTFTLFREIALTWKESTKSGNAIGTVLSLGHVLGLIIPHVGQKPCTCPNIYSQSSFSSQILTIPFLWQLFPYLKEVFASRGLSQHYLHQMAFCMQNSANILPNDVSAEYPSYACLLGNILETAGVALSQPNCSFEMAVDLASVTTFLLETLPSMKSSGRESKESSMLVEDDTVAGDEAIEIGLSKDLEQQICNAIDPRFLLQLTNLLFGGISLAGGSHDGPDDKEVAAVGAACAFLHVTFNTLPLERIMTVLAYRTELVPVLWNFMKRCHENQKWSSLSQQFAYLSGDAPGWLLPLAVFCPVYKHMLMIVDNEEFYEQEKPLSLKDIRCLIIILRQALWQLLWINPATPANSVKFATNTSTNKRHPEEFIQERVSIVASELLSQLQDWNNRRQFTSPSDFHADGVNEFFISQALIENTRANDILKQAPFLVPFTSRVKIFTSQLTAVRQRQESHSVFTRNRFRIRRDHILEDAYNQMSALSEEDLRGVIRVTFVNEFGVEEAGIDGGGIFKDFMENITRAAFDVQYGLFKETADHLLYPNPGSGMIHEQHLQFFHFLGTLLAKAMFEGILVDIPFATFFLSKLKQKYNYLNDLPSLDPELYRHLIFLKHYEGDISDLELYFVIVNNEYGEQTEEELLPGGKNLRVSNENVITFIHLVANHRLNFQIRQQSSHFLRGFQLLIQKDWIDMFNEHELQLLISGSVDSLDFDDLRLNTNYVGGYHKEHYVVEMFWEVLKSFSLENQKKFLKFVTGCSRGPLLGFRYLEPLFCIQRAAGSASEEALDRLPTSATCMNLLKLPPYRSKEQLETKLLYAINADAGFDLS